The genomic region ATCGGGCGGCCGTTGTCGGTGACGGCCGGCAGACTCGCCACCCACTTCTTCTTCTCGGGCTTGTCCGCCCGTTCCCAGAAGCCGTGATGGCGCACGCACAGACCTTGGCGGGCCGCACCGTAGCGGCAGCCGGTGACGAAGCATTCGGTCAGTTCAGTCCGCCCGACCGGGCCGGGGCCGGGATCGGCGATGAACGCTTCGATGTCCGGGCCTCCGCGCCGCTGCCAGCGGTAGTAATGACCGCGGCAGAGCTGACGGGTGCGGGGCTGCCGTGGACAGTCGGGAACCCGGCAGGCTCCCAGCCCGAAGATCAGTTCTCCCGGAGCGGGGATGAACACATCGACGCGGAACTCCGGCCGGACCGCGGCCATGAGTTTGCCCAGCAGTCCTGAGCCGGGAAGGGGAACGGCAGGAGTCGACTCGCTCACCAGCGGACCTCCCGCCCGGTCAGAAACCCGGCGTCCTCCAGGGCGCGACGGGCGTCCTCGACGGACAAGTGACCGTAAATATCGAGCGTGGTGGCGATCGAGGAATGGCCGAGCAAAGTACTGACCACCTCGATGGGCACCTTTCGGCGCAGGAGCAAGGTGGCCCGGGTGTGCCGGAACCAGTGGGGGTCGAAGTCGATGCCGGTGGCGCGGCGGATCCGCAGCACCAGGTCGTAGACCGCCGCGTAGGTCAGGGGGTGCCCGTAGGCACCGCCCCAGAGGTTGACGAACATGTAGTCGCTGTCCAGATCGCCGTACTCATCGTGGAGATAGTCCGCGTAGAGCCGGATGATCTCAGGGCCGACGGGAACGGTTCGGGGCGAGGCGGACTTGGCCCGAGCCCGGTTGTCATTGATTCGCGGAGTGACGATCAACTCGCCTTCCGCCGCGGCGAGATCCTCGTGACGGAGACCAAGGGCCTCGCCGATCCGGATCCCGGTCTCCCACAGCAGGGCGAACAAGAACCGGTCCCGAAGCCGGGTGCAGGCATCCAGGATCGCCTGGACCTGGGCGGCGGTCAGGATGGTCGGGTGCATGCGAGGGGTCTTCAGCTTGATCGTGCGGCGTCGCTCGGGTTCGCCGCCGGCCAGGTGATACAGAAACGGCTTCCAGCCCGTGCGCCGGGCACGGACC from Streptomyces sp. NBC_01267 harbors:
- a CDS encoding tyrosine-type recombinase/integrase; translation: MLVQRVLMPASSLESWTVLGDEGGIVKPIESYLAYLTDIERSPNTVKAYAHDLKDWFVFLGRSGLDWREVRLEDLGEFVAWLRLPPAGRDGRVALLPSAEHHCGVTTVNRKLSAVSGLYVFHARHGVDLGDLVTELQPVRARRTGWKPFLYHLAGGEPERRRTIKLKTPRMHPTILTAAQVQAILDACTRLRDRFLFALLWETGIRIGEALGLRHEDLAAAEGELIVTPRINDNRARAKSASPRTVPVGPEIIRLYADYLHDEYGDLDSDYMFVNLWGGAYGHPLTYAAVYDLVLRIRRATGIDFDPHWFRHTRATLLLRRKVPIEVVSTLLGHSSIATTLDIYGHLSVEDARRALEDAGFLTGREVRW